CAGGCGTTACGGCGGGCGGTGCGCTGCCCGCCACGCATCAGGACGGCCTCGACGGCACGCAGGGCGCCGGTGACCGAGGGGAGCGGGAGAGCGGGGCTGGCGGGGGTGGCGCGGAGCGGCGCGGCCTGCATGGTGGGTGACTCCCTCTGATCTGTTCGGAGAAGCAGGAGTGAGGTGCGGGAGCGGTGCGTGCATCCATCGTCACCGAAAGGTGTTACCAACGGATGACCTGCCGGTCAAACACCAATGAAACGTTGACGCGGCCCCCACGCCCCCCGTTCCGGGGGAGTGCGGGCCGCGTCCTCAGCATGTGCCACGTTTCACAAGACGGCGCGCCGGGAGCGTCAAACCGCCTGACTGGACGCCTCGACCTCGCGCCGCTCGACAGCCTGCTGGTAAAGGCGGCCGGCGCGGTAGGAGGAGCGGACCAGCGGGCCGGACATGACACCCGCATAGCCGATCTCCTCGGCCTCTTCCTTCAGCTCCACGAACTCGGCGGGCTTGACCCAGCGCTCAATGGGGTGGTGGCGCACCGACGGGCGCAGGTACTGGGTGATCGTGATCAGCTCGCAGCCCGCGTCGTACAGGTCCTGCAGCGCCTGGCTGATCTCCTCGCGCTCCTCGCCCATGCCCAGGATGAGGTTGGACTTGGTGACCAGACCGGCCTCGCGGGACTTGGAGATGACGTCCAGCGAACGCTCGTAACGGAAGCCGGGGCGGATCCGCTTGAAGATCCGCGGGACCGTCTCGACGTTGTGGGCCAGGACCTCCGGGCGGGAGGAGAAGACCTCGGCGAGCTGCTCGGGGACCGCGTTGAAGTCGGGGATCAGCAGCTCGACGCCGGTGTCGGGCATCGAGGCGTGGATCTGCCGGACCGTCTCGGCGTAGAGCCAGGCGCCGCCGTCCTCCAGGTCGTCGCGCGCGACGCCGGTGATCGTGGCGTACTTCAGGCCCATGGTCTGCACGGACTCGGCGACCCGGCGGGGCTCGTCGCGGTCCAGCTCCTGCGGCTTGCCGGTGTCGATCTGGCAGAAGTCGCAGCGGCGGGTGCACTGGTCGCCGCCGATGAGGAACGTGGCCTCGCGGTCCTCCCAGCACTCGAAGATGTTGGGACAGCCCGCCTCCTGGCAGACCGTGTGCAGACCCTCGCTCTTGACCAGGCCCTGGAGGTGGTTGTACTCGGGACCCATTTTGGCCCGGGTCTTGATCCACTCGGGCTTGCGCTCGATGGGCGTCTGGCTGTTCCGGACCTCCAGGCGCAACATCTTGCGTCCGTCGGGTGCGACTGCGGACACGTCCGGCTCCCTACGACTTCGTTTCTTCGGCGTACACCAGGGTACGCCCGTTGATTCGCACGTCTTTACGTGCGGTGCAACCCCGTATGACGGGGGCGCATTCCCGGTGGTCTGCGGGGTGCATGATCGGCGGCCGGCCGGTCAGACCGCGCGGGGGAGCAGCTCGGCGCCCTCCAGGACGTCCCGCAGATGCTTCTCGGCCACGGGCAGTACATCGGCGATGCTGATCTCGCGGCCGAGCTCGTTGGCCAGGGAGGCGACACCGGCGTCCCGGATACCGCACGGCACGATCTTGTCGAACGAGGTGTTGTCGGGGTTCACATTGAGCGCGAAGCCGTGCATCGTGACGCCCTTGGCGACGCGGATGCCGATCGCGGCGAGCTTGCGGTCCTCACGGCGCTGGCCGGCGTTGGACGGCGCGTACTCCGGGCCGTTCAGCCGCGGGTCGAACAGCTCGTCCGTGACCCGCGGGTCGAAGTCGAGATTCAGCCCGCCCAGGGCCGCCCGCTCCTCGACCGGGTCGCCCAGCACCCACACACCGCTGCGGCCCTCGACCCGGGTGCCCGTGACGCCGAACTCGGCGCAGACCCGGATCAGAGCCTCTTCGAGGCGGCGGACATGGGCCACGACGTCAACCGGGCGCGGCAGCTTCTGGATGGGGTAGCCCACCAGCTGGCCGGGCCCGTGCCAGGTGATCTTCCCGCCGCGGTCCACGTCGACGACCGGGGTCCCGTCCAGCGGGCGCTCGTCGTCGGAGGTACGCCGTCCGGCGGTGTAGACGGCCTGGTGCTCCAGCAGCAGACAGGTGTCGGGCACCTCGTCGGCGAACCGGGCGGCATGCACCCGGCGCTGCTCCTGCCAGGCGGATTCGTACTCCACGGCGTCGGCGCCGAAGCCCAGATGCACAAAGCGCAGCCCCTCGGGTGCGGGGGTCTCCCCCCGAGAGATCGCAGTCACGGCAGCTCCTCTTCGAACCTCTGTTGCACTTTGCTGCAACGTTGATGCCACTTCGCGCCCATGCCACTCTACGGCCGCCGTCCCCGGTCCCCGCAGGCGGCCGCTGTCCCGGCCGGTGCGTCCCTGCTCACACGATCGGATGAACGCGGGTCACAGGCCGCGAATGGGCCGCCGAAGGCCGTTACATTCACGCCGTTCCACAAGGGCGCTGAGCATGCCGGACAGGGTCCGCCGAACCCGGCAGTGCGGCCCGGAAGGCAGGAGACCGGTAAAGCTGATGACGGAACGACCCCCGCACCACACGCCCAACCGCCAGCTCGCCGCGCTCATCGCCGAGGCCGGATTCTCCAATGCCGGGCTGGCCAGACGCGTCGATCAGCTGGGTATCGAGCACGGCCTCGACCTCCGTTACGACAAGACGTCGGTGACCCGCTGGCTGCGCGGCCAGCAGCCCAGAGGCACCACCCCCGCGCTCATCGCGGAGGTGTTCACCCGCCGGCTGGGGCGCCGGCTGTCCGCCCAGGACCTCGGCCTGGACGCCTGCGCGCCGGTGTACGCCGGACTCGAATTCGCCGCGACCCCCAGCGAGGCGGTGGACATCGTCAGCGGCCTGTGGCGCAAGGACTCCGGCAGCCACGCCGAGCTCCGCAAGATCGCCTTCACCCCGGCCGGGCTGGTGGTGCCCAGCCGGGACTGGCTGATCGGCCGCGCCGACGAACGCGTCGCCCGCGGTGAGGCCCAGCCCGAGGGCGCGGGCCGGGTGCCCGCACAGAGCCGGGTCACGGTGCCGCGGCAGCGCCGCAACGACCGGGTCGACCGCACCCAGGGCTCCCGGGTCACCTCCGGTGACATCGCGGCGCTGCGCTCGGTCGGCGAGCTCTTCCGGGCGCTGGACCACGCCTACGGCGGCGGCCACGCCCGGCAGGCCCTGGTGCGCTATCTGGAGCACGAGGCCGAGCCGATGCTGCGCGGCACCTACGGCGAGGCCACCGGCCGCCGGCTGTTCGCCGCCGCCGCCGATCTGACCCGGCTGGCGGGCTGGACCTCGTACGACATCGCGGCCCACGGTCTGGCGCAGCGGTACTTCGTCCAGGCCCTGCGGCTGGCCCAGGCGGCCGGCGACCGGGCGTACGGGTCCTACGTCCTGGTGACGATGAGCCGGCAGGCCGTCTATCTGGGGCACGGCAGAGAGGCCGTCCAGCTGGCGCGCGTCGCCCAGCAGGGCATCGGCAGCAGCGCGCCGCCCACGGTGCAGGCGCTGCTGCACTCCGCGGAGGCCCGCGGCCATGGCGTCCTGGGCGAGGTCCGGGCCTGTACGGCGGCGCTGGCCCGCGCCGAGCGGGCGCTGGAGACCGTCCGCCCCGGCGACGACACCCCGTACTGGGCGCGCTTCTTCGACGAGGCCCAGCTGGCCGACGAGCTGGCGCACTGCCACCGCGATCTCCAGCAGTACCGCGCGGCCTCCCAGCACGCCGAACGCTCCCTCCAGCTGCGCGCGGCCGGCTTCGCCCGCAGCCGGCTCTTCTGCCGCGTGGTGCTGGCGACCGCGCGGCTGGGCCTGGGAGAGCTGGAGCAGGCCTGCACGCTGGGCGCCGAGGCCGCGCTCCAGGCCTCCGAGATGCGGTCCGTACGGGCCCACGAGTACGTCCGGGAGTTCGAGCGCCGCCTGGAGCCGTACCGGGACGCGGCGGCGGTCCGGGGGTACCGGGAACGGGTGGCGGCGCTGGGGTGACCCCCGGCCGGGCCCCGGGGCAGCCCAGGGGCCCGGCCCGGAGGTCAGGCCGCCGTGGGCAGGGTGTCCGGCTCCGTCGTGAGGGCGGGCAGGCCGAAGTCCTGGAGGACGGCGCGGGCCGCGCGCCGTCCCGAGTTCAGGGCGCCCTGGAGCGTGCTGGTGTCGCGGTGGTCGCCGCACACATAGAGACCGGCGAGCACCCGCACCGGGCGCTCCGGGTCGTACGGTGCGGGCATCGCGGGGACCGCGTACGGGTCGTGATGGGCGGTCAGCAGCTGCCGGTCCGCGGTGTGCGCGCCGTAGATCCGGTCGAGCTGCGGCCGGACCGCCCGGTCGAGCACGGACACCGGCAGCGCCGCCGCGGCCCCGTGCACGGCCGTGGTGATCAGGGACCGGCCCGGCGGCGTACGGGACGGGTCGATCGCGCCGGCGACGTAGGTGTAGGCGACCGGGCCGTCGGTCGGCAGGATCAGCGCCGTGTCGCGCAGCGCAGCGCCGCGGCCTCCCGGGGCCACCGTCGCGGTGTGGTGCAGAACGGTCACCGGGTGGAAGGCGGGCACCCGCAGTCCCGGCAGCAGCTCGGCCGCCTCGCGTGCGCCGGTCGCCACCAGCACCGCCCGGCACGGGACATGACCGTGCTCCGCGGTGCTGACGCCGGTGGTGGAGACGGCGGTGACCTGCACGGACGTACGGACCGTGCCGGGGGGCAGCGCGGCGGCGAGCAGTTCGGGGACGGCCGCGGCGCCGCCGGCCGGCAGCCACAACCGGCCCTCGGCGTAGGCGCGCAGTGCCGCCGCGGCACCCCGGCTGGAGCCCCGCAGCTGCGGATCGCACAGCAGCGCGCCCAGCAGGGGCCGCAGCAGCGCGTCATGGGTGCGCGGCGGGAAGGCGGGGCGGCCCGCCAGGGCGTCGCGGATCGGGCGGTCGGCGGGCGGGGCGTGGGTGGCGGAGGCGTGGGGAGTGACGGAGGCGACGGCGGCGCGGTCGGCGCGGCGGTCCGTACGCCGGTCCGCTTCCTGCTCGCCCCACTGGTCGGCGAGACGGCCTGTCTGGCGGCCCGCCTGACGACCCGCCTGACGGTCCGTCCGGCGCTCCGTACGACGGTCGGCGCGCGAGAGGGCGCGTGCCGCGGCGAGGGCGCCCCTGGTGCTCCGGGGTGCGCTGATGCGCTGCGCCCGTTGGCCGTTGTGGAGGATCGGGCCGGGGGCGAACGGACGCAGTGTCAGCTCGCCGAGCCCCGGTGTGCGGCGCAGCTCGGCGGCGGAGACGGCCAGCGGCCGCGCGCAGCGGTCCAGCCGGAAGCCGTCGAGAGGGTCGGTGACGGACCGGCCGCCGATCCGTGGCGCGGCCTCCAGGACGGTGACCGACACCCCTACGCCGGTCAGATGGCGGGCGGCGGCGAGTCCGGCCGGGCCGGCTCCCACGATGACGACGTCCACGGCCGATGCGGTGCGCAGCACTTGCCCCTCCCGAGGTCGGTCCCAAATGGCGGCACCGAGTGTCATGCCCGGTACAGCTGCGAGAGATGCCGAGTCGTGGGTGTGAGGTGACGGGCAGGGAGGGGGCGGCCCGTGCGACGGGGGTGCCCGGGGGCGTGCCGGAGCGCCCTTGGCCGCGGCTTGCCGTGGTGGCCGGGCGGGTCTCGCCGTGGACGGTCAGGCGGCGGCCCGGACCGCTTCCACGATGCGGGGGTGGCGGAAGGAGAACCCGGAGTCCAGCAGCCGCTGCGGGATGACCCGCTGGCTGCCCAGCACGTCACCGGCGAACTCGCCGAGGACGGTCCGCAGCACCGGCGCAGGGACGGAGAACAGCGTGGGGCGGTTCAGCACCTTGCCCATCACGGCGGTCACCTCGCGGTTGGTGACCGGCTCCGGCGCCGTGAGGTTGACCGGCCCGGCCAGGTCCTCGGTGTCGAGGAGATGGCGGAGCGCCGCGATGTGGTCGTCCAGGGAGATGAAGCTCCAGTACTGGCTGCCGTCGCCGAGCCGCCCGCCCAGACCGAGCCGGAAGACCGGGAAGAGCCGGCCCCAGGCGCCGCCCGAGCGCGCCACGACCAGACCGGTGCGGGCGAAGACGGTACGGATACCCGCGTCCTGGGCCGGCTTCGCGGCGTCCTCCCAGGCCGTACAGACCTCCGGCAGGAACCCGTGGCCGGCCGGCGCGCTCTCGTCCGTACGCCGGTCGCCGGTGTCGCCGTAGTAGCCGATCGCGCTGCCGCACACGAAGACCCGCGGCGGGGTGTCCATGGCGGCGAGGGCCGAGGCGATGGCCCGGGTGCCCAGTACCCGGCTGTCGCGGATCTCCTGCTTGTAGGCGGCCGTCCAGCGGTGGTCGCCGACCCCGGCGCCGGCCAGATGGACCACCGCATCGCAGCCGGCCAGTCCGGCGGTGTCGACCTCCTGCCGCTCGGGGTCCCAGCGCACTTCACCGGCGGCCGTGGGCGCACGCCGGACGAGCCGGACGACGTCATGGCCTCCCCCTGGGCCCCCGGCCCGGGAGGTGTCCCCGCTGCGCAGGGACCGTACGAGCGCCGTGCCGATGAGTCCGGTCGAGCCGGTGATCGCGATCCGCATGGATCCATACTGCCCGCAGCGGCGGACCGGTGGCGGCATCCCTGGCCGGAAGCCGCCACCGGCCCGCGGCACGCCCTACGGCTTGAAGCGGTCCCAGAGGGTGGGGAAGCGCTCCGCCATGGCCTGGTCGTCGTCGAAGTCGAGGTAGGTGCCGAGCGGTTCGCGGGGCGGCGGGGGCAGTTCCAGGTCCGGCATCACCCCGCCGGTCATCTGCTCGTACGCCTCGTCGGCCGCGTAGCCCAGCTCCTCGGCGTCGCCGTCCACCGTCTCGTCGAAGTCGTCCACCAGCTCGGCGAGCTGGTCCGGGTCGTGCAGCGCGCCCTCGAAGACCTCCCGGCCCTGGCCGATCAGCCAGCAGCGGAAGTAGTCGAAGGCGTCATCGCTGGCGCCGCCCAGCATCACGGAGGCGGCGGCCCACAGATCCCAGGAGTACGCCCGGTTGTAGCGGGCCTCGAAGTGGCGGGCGAAGTCCACGACGGCGTCAGGGTCGAGCCCGAGCAGCCGCTCGACCAGTGCGTCGGCCTGCTCCTCGGGGTCGCCCTCAGCGGCCTCGCGGGAGCCGTCGATCAGCTCCCAGAACTCCGTCTCGTCCATCACCGCTCCAGCATCTGCCCTGCCGGCGCCCGCCGCATGCGGAGTACCCCGGATGCGAGGGGGTCGTTATCCGGATTGGTGACGGGCCGTCCGGAAGGGTGACGGGGTGTTCGGATCGCCGCTCGCGCACCCCGGTCGGTGATCCGTCTTGTGACCGTCCCAAGAATCACTCGTTGGAAGGCGTGCAACGGCAAACGACCGTATATCCCCCATTTCGCGAAGGGCTGTTCCAGGCCATGCCCATGGACGAACGCACCCGGGCCGATGTCGAACGGGCCGAGGCGGCCATCGTCGAGCACTATCCACGGCTCGTCCGCCTCACCTACCTCGTACTGCCCCCGTCGACGGGCCGCCACCGCCGGGTCCTGACCGCACACGGTCTGGTCCAGCGCGCGCTGCCCCGGACCCGGCTGCGCCGCCCGGACGGCGGGCTGCCGGCCCAGCGCGGCCCGGCCCCCGAGTCCGGCTACGACCTGGTGCGGCAACGGGCCCTGCGGCTGGCACTGGCCTACGAGGGACAGCCGGTCCGGGCACTGCCGGCCCTGCCCCTGGTCTGGGGGCTGCGGCTCTTCCCGCGGGCCGGCGGCGCCGATGAACTCGCCCTGGACCAGGCGCTTTCCGCCGCCCCGGCAGCGGTACGGGCCGCCCTCGGGCTGTGGCACCTGGAAGGCCTGGACGAGGATGCCGCGCGCGCCGTGCTGGCGCGGGCCGGGGCCGAGGACCCGGACGCGGCGCAGCGGGCGGCCGCGCAGCTCGACCGCGAGACCGGGGCAGGGGCGGCCGCCCTGCTGAGCTCGGGGGAGTTCGACCCGTGCATGGTGCAGACCCGGCCGACGGACCTGCTGCGCCGCCGGCAGCGGGTGCGGGCGGTAGCCGCGGTGGCGGCCGTACTCGC
This genomic stretch from Streptomyces nigrescens harbors:
- the lipA gene encoding lipoyl synthase, coding for MSAVAPDGRKMLRLEVRNSQTPIERKPEWIKTRAKMGPEYNHLQGLVKSEGLHTVCQEAGCPNIFECWEDREATFLIGGDQCTRRCDFCQIDTGKPQELDRDEPRRVAESVQTMGLKYATITGVARDDLEDGGAWLYAETVRQIHASMPDTGVELLIPDFNAVPEQLAEVFSSRPEVLAHNVETVPRIFKRIRPGFRYERSLDVISKSREAGLVTKSNLILGMGEEREEISQALQDLYDAGCELITITQYLRPSVRHHPIERWVKPAEFVELKEEAEEIGYAGVMSGPLVRSSYRAGRLYQQAVERREVEASSQAV
- a CDS encoding DUF4240 domain-containing protein, which gives rise to MDETEFWELIDGSREAAEGDPEEQADALVERLLGLDPDAVVDFARHFEARYNRAYSWDLWAAASVMLGGASDDAFDYFRCWLIGQGREVFEGALHDPDQLAELVDDFDETVDGDAEELGYAADEAYEQMTGGVMPDLELPPPPREPLGTYLDFDDDQAMAERFPTLWDRFKP
- a CDS encoding FAD-dependent oxidoreductase — encoded protein: MLRTASAVDVVIVGAGPAGLAAARHLTGVGVSVTVLEAAPRIGGRSVTDPLDGFRLDRCARPLAVSAAELRRTPGLGELTLRPFAPGPILHNGQRAQRISAPRSTRGALAAARALSRADRRTERRTDRQAGRQAGRQTGRLADQWGEQEADRRTDRRADRAAVASVTPHASATHAPPADRPIRDALAGRPAFPPRTHDALLRPLLGALLCDPQLRGSSRGAAAALRAYAEGRLWLPAGGAAAVPELLAAALPPGTVRTSVQVTAVSTTGVSTAEHGHVPCRAVLVATGAREAAELLPGLRVPAFHPVTVLHHTATVAPGGRGAALRDTALILPTDGPVAYTYVAGAIDPSRTPPGRSLITTAVHGAAAALPVSVLDRAVRPQLDRIYGAHTADRQLLTAHHDPYAVPAMPAPYDPERPVRVLAGLYVCGDHRDTSTLQGALNSGRRAARAVLQDFGLPALTTEPDTLPTAA
- a CDS encoding SCO2195 family GlnR-regulated protein; the encoded protein is MQAAPLRATPASPALPLPSVTGALRAVEAVLMRGGQRTARRNAWTSVLEDRRRAKDRHEAEYVLEAAATRRPHAT
- a CDS encoding TIGR01777 family oxidoreductase translates to MRIAITGSTGLIGTALVRSLRSGDTSRAGGPGGGHDVVRLVRRAPTAAGEVRWDPERQEVDTAGLAGCDAVVHLAGAGVGDHRWTAAYKQEIRDSRVLGTRAIASALAAMDTPPRVFVCGSAIGYYGDTGDRRTDESAPAGHGFLPEVCTAWEDAAKPAQDAGIRTVFARTGLVVARSGGAWGRLFPVFRLGLGGRLGDGSQYWSFISLDDHIAALRHLLDTEDLAGPVNLTAPEPVTNREVTAVMGKVLNRPTLFSVPAPVLRTVLGEFAGDVLGSQRVIPQRLLDSGFSFRHPRIVEAVRAAA
- the lipB gene encoding lipoyl(octanoyl) transferase LipB; this translates as MTAISRGETPAPEGLRFVHLGFGADAVEYESAWQEQRRVHAARFADEVPDTCLLLEHQAVYTAGRRTSDDERPLDGTPVVDVDRGGKITWHGPGQLVGYPIQKLPRPVDVVAHVRRLEEALIRVCAEFGVTGTRVEGRSGVWVLGDPVEERAALGGLNLDFDPRVTDELFDPRLNGPEYAPSNAGQRREDRKLAAIGIRVAKGVTMHGFALNVNPDNTSFDKIVPCGIRDAGVASLANELGREISIADVLPVAEKHLRDVLEGAELLPRAV